In Osmerus mordax isolate fOsmMor3 chromosome 23, fOsmMor3.pri, whole genome shotgun sequence, one DNA window encodes the following:
- the LOC136967545 gene encoding vang-like protein 2 — MDNESQYSGYSYKSSRSSRKHRERRDRHRSKSRDSSIRGDKSVTIQAPGEPLLDGESTRGDDRDDNWGETTTVVTGTSEHSVSNEDLTRVSKELDESSPLECRRFLGPALGAVLGLFALVTPLAFLALPQLLWRDALDPCGTPCEGLYVSLAFKLLVLLISTWALFLRPPRASLPRFFIFRCLLLALVFLFVASYWLFYGVRVLEPQERDYRGIVGYAASLVDSLLFIQYLALVLLEVRHLQPAFCLKVVRTTDGASRFYNVGHLSIQRAAVWILDQYYSDFPVYNPALLNLPKSILSKKMSGFKVYNLGEENSTNNSTGQSRAMMAAAARRRDNSHNEYYYEEAEMDRRLRKRKARLVVAVEEAFTHIKRLQEDEPAASSPKHPREVMDPREAAQAIFAPMARAMQKYLRTTRQQPYHSMESIINHLQFCITHNMTPKAFLERYLSPGPTLQYQKENGRGRQWTLVSEEPVTSSLRQGLVFSLRRLDFSLVVTVTPLPFLRLGEEFIDPKSHKFVMRLQSETSV, encoded by the exons ATGGACAACGAGTCGCAGTACTCGGGCTACTCCTACAAGTCGTCCCGCAGCTCACGCAAgcacag ggagaggagggacaggcACCGGTCGAAGAGCCGCGACAGCAGCATCCGGGGGGACAAGTCTGTGACCATCCAGGCCCCTGGAGAACCGCTCCTGGACGGCGAGTCGACCCGAGGAGATGACagg GATGACAACTGGGGCGAGACCACCACCGTGGTCACGGGCACCTCGGAGCACAGCGTCTCCAACGAGGACCTGACGCGCGTCTCCAAGGAGCTGGACGAGTCGTCGCCGCTGGAGTGCCGCCGCTTCCTCGGCCCGGCCCTGGGCGCCGTGCTGGGCCTCTTCGCCCTGGTCACCCCCCTGGCCTTCCTGGCCCTCCCCCAGCTGCTGTGGCGGGACGCCCTGGACCCGTGCGGCACGCCCTGCGAGGGCCTCTACGTCTCCCTGGCCTTCaagctcctcgtcctcctcatctccacctGGGCGCTGTTCCTGCGCCCGCCGCGCGCCTCGCTCCCCCGCTTCTTCATCTTCCGCTGCCTGCTGCTGGCCCTCGTCTTCCTCTTCGTGGCGTCCTACTGGCTGTTCTACGGCGTGCGCGTGCTGGAGCCGCAGGAGAGGGACTACCGGGGCATCGTGGGCTACGCGGCGTCGCTGGTGGACTCGCTGCTCTTCATCCAGTACCTGgcgctggtgctgctggaggtGCGGCACCTGCAGCCCGCCTTCTGCCTCAAGGTGGTGCGCACGACCGACGGGGCCAGCCGCTTCTACAACGTGGGCcacctcag CATCCAGAGGGCAGCCGTGTGGATCCTGGACCAGTACTACAGTGACTTCCCCGTCTACAACCCGGCGCTGCTCAACCTGCCCAAGTCCATCCTCTCCAAGAAGATGTCTGGATTCAAGGTCTACAACCTTGGAGAAG AAAACAGCACCAACAACTCCACCGGTCAGTCCAGGGCCATGATGGCAGCCGCCGCGAGGCGCCGCGACAACTCCCACAACGAGTACTACTACGAAGAGGCTGAGATGGACCGCCGGCTACGCAAGCGCAAGGCCAG gctggtGGTGGCGGTGGAGGAGGCCTTCACCCACATCAAGCGCCTCCAGGAGGACGAGCCGGCCGCCTCGTCGCCCAAGCACCCCCGGGAGGTGATGGACCCCCGGGAGGCGGCCCAGGCCATCTTCGCCCCCATGGCCCGGGCCATGCAGAAGTACCTGCGCACCACCCGCCAGCAGCCCTACCACAGCATGGAGAGCATCATCAACCACCTGCAGTTCTGCATCACGCACAACATGACCCCCAAG gCGTTCCTGGAGCGTTACCTGAGCCCAGGGCCGACCCTGCAGTACCAGAAAGAGAACGGCAGGGGGCGCCAGTGGACACTGGTGAGCGAGGAGCCCGTGACGTCATCGCTGCGCCAGGGCCTCGTCTTCTCCCTGCGCCGCCTCGACTTCTCCCTGGTCGTCACGGTGacgcccctccccttcctgcgcCTGGGGGAGGAGTTCATCGACCCCAAAAGCCACAAGTTTGTCATGAGGCTCCAGTCGGAAACGTCCGTCTAg